The genomic window CGCCAAGCAGCTGCGCGGCCGGAACATGGAGGACGTCATCTTCAACGGCTGCGAAACGCGCGGGCCGCACAGCTTCGCCGAGGTAACGCTAACTTTCGACAACAGCGCCGGCTTGGCGCCACCCGACTACGCGGACTACGCGGAGATCGCCGTCACGCGCAGGTTGGACCGCGACGGCAACAGCGACTACTTGATCAACAAGACCCCGGTTAGGTTGCTAGACGTCACCAACCTCTTTCTGGGCACCGGCGTCGGACGAAAGGCCTACTCGACCATTGAACAGGGTAGGATCGGCATGATCGTCTCGGCCCGGCCGGAGGACCGGCGAGCCGTCATCGAGGAAGCCGCGGGGATCACCAAGTTCAAGTTCAAGAAACGAGCGGCGGAACGCAAGATGGAGCAGACGCGGCAGAACCTGCTGCGCGTGAGCGACATCATCGGCGAGATCGAAAACACGCTGGCATCCCTCAAGCGTCAGGCCCAGAAAGCGCGGCGCTATCGGCGCTATCGCGAGGAGATCCGCGACCTGGAGCTATGGGTCGGCTGCGTCCGCTGGCTTGAGCTCACAAGCTCGCACCAGTTCGTGTGCGCCCAACTGGTGCTATTCGAAAAGGAAAGGCAAGGCGCCAAAACCCGCCTCGGAGCCAGCGAGGCAGAGTTCGAGGCCGAGCGCTTGGCGCTACAGGAGCTGGAAGGGCGTGTGGAACGGGCGCAGACCGCAGCCTACGAGTTGGACAACACAGTGCAGCTGCTCCAAACGCGCTGCGACCATGAGCAGCAGCGGCAACAGACCCTTGGTGAACGTGAGGCAGCGGCGATCACCGAACGTGAAGGCGTTTGCAGGCATGGACGGGAACTTGCCGACGAGTGTCGGAGCTTGCGTGACAAGCTGGTGGCGTTGGACAGCACGCAACAGGAGCGCGCGGCCGGCTTGGAGCAGGAGCAGAAACGGCTCGATGAGGCGCGCCAACAGGCCCAGGAAGCCGAGGAGGCGTTGCGCAGTGTCCGCGAGGCGTTGGCGGAAGCGCGCAGCCGCAAGGCTCGAGCCGAGGCCGTGCTCGCGGGCTTCGGTCGTAGGCGCGAGGAGACGAGGCAGCGACTGTCCCGACTCGAGCTCGAGCGCGAACGCCTGAACCTGCGCATCGACGAGCTCCTTGAAAAGGCGAACGAGCACACGGCTCACCTGCATGGGTTGCGCACCGCAAGCCAGCAGATCGGCACGCGCCGGGAGCAGCTCGACAACGAGTTGAGCGCGCTCTTGGAACAGAGCCACCTCAGCGATCAACAGCTCGAGGCCCTGCGCGCCGAACTGGCCGCCAAGCGCTCGCGCCTGCGATCGCTCGAGGAGATCCAGCAGCGCTTCGAAGGCGTCGGAGCGGGTGTACGCGCTGTGATGACACGCTACGGCGCCGACCAAGCAGCGCTGCAGGCCGCCGGTGTGCTGGGCCTGGTAGCCGATCGTATCGAGTGTCCAGCCGAGCTTACCAGTGCCCTGGCAGGAGCACTCGCCGAGAAGCTGCAGTACATCGTCGTTGGCGGGCTCGAGGCAGGCGTTCAGGCAGTACGCTTCTTGTGCGACACCAAGCAGGGCCGGGCAACCTTGATCCCCCAGCACCCGAGTCCCTGGACATTCGGGACCGAGGACCGAGCATCCGAGCCACGCCTGCAAGCGCCGGATCGAGATGGCGTCATCGGCTACCTTGCCGAGCTCGTGGACTGCGCGGCAGAGGATCGCACGCTCGTTCGCCACCTGCTGGGAAGCTATCTGGCAGTCAGGGACATGGCTGTGGCCTTGGAGCTGCATCATGGTGATCGTGCCGGGCCCAACGTGCACGCGCTGGTGACGCTGGATGGGCAGGTGCTGGATCGGGCAGGTGGCATCGTCGGCGGGCAGGGCGACAGCACCGGCGAGCATATGCTCGCGATGAAGCGTGAGGTGCGGGAGCTGCACGACGTGGTGAGCAGGCTCGAAGAGCAGATGAGTGGCTCGGTGGAGCGGCACCGCGAGCTTCGCGTTGGCGTTGTAGAGCGCCAGGCCATGCTCGAGGCGGTTCGCTCCAAGGGACACGAGCTCGAGATCTCGGTGGTCAAGGCAGAGCGTGACCACAAACGCGCCGAGGAGGCAACGGCAGAAGCACGTGCGCGCGCACAGCAGACGGCAACCGAGATCCTCGAGCTGGAGCGGGCGCTCGATCTCGCGCTGGAGGAACAATCCGCCTGCCAGACTGAATGCCAGGGCGCGCAGAGCGCGGAGCATTCGGCGCTGGCCAGCCTGGCGGGCGCCGAGCAAATCCATGCCGAACGGCGCTCCCGCGCTGAGGCGCACGCCGCCGAGGTGACGGAGCTGCGTGTTGGCGTCGCCCAGGCGGGCGAGCAGGTGCAGAGCCAGCGACTGGCGCTCGAGCGGCTCGAGCGCTCGAGCGCCGAGCTCGATCAGCGAGCGACACGGCTCGCCGAGGACGCCGCACAGTTCGAGCGGGAGCAGCAGGAACTGGCTCAGCGCCTCGTCGAAATGCGCGAGACGCTGGGCGCTCGCGTCACCGAGGCAGTCGAGGCCCACGACCGGTTGGCCTCGCTGCGCGACGACTACGAGCAAGCACGTGCGGCCCTGGGAACGGCAGAGCACGCGCTGCGCGAGTTGCGCGGATCCATCGAAGAAGCCAACAAGCGGGGCAGCACCCTGGCCCTCAAGGAACGCGAGATTGCGCTCGAGCTTGGGCACCTGCTCGAGCAGGTCGGGGAGCGACATCGCGTCAACCTGAAGGCCGAGCTGATCGAGCATCACGCCCGCGGGCTGCCCGATGCGGGGGTCAAGCAGCGCATTGATGAGCTGCACGCGGTGGTTCAGCGCATGGGCGAGATCAACCTGACGGCCATCGAGGAGTACGAACAGCGTGCCGAGCGCCACAGCTATCTAACGAGGCAACGCACCGATCTGGAGACGGCGCTGGCCCAACTCGAAAAGGCGATCCGACAGATGAATCGCGAGAGCCGGCGCTTGTTCCAGGAAACCTTCGACGCGGTCAACGCACGCTTCCAGAAGATGTATCCACGAATGTTTGGCGGAGGCAAGGGAGAGCTGCGCCTGACCGACCCTCAAGACCTGCTCGAGTCAGGCATCGATATCGTAGCCATGCCCCCTGGCAAGAAGCTGGGCTCGATGGAGCTCATGAGCGGCGGGGAGAAGGCGCTCACGGCCGTCTCGCTCATCTTCGCCATCTTCCAGTACAAGCCGAGTCCTTTTTGCCTGCTCGACGAGGTAGACGCTCCCTTGGATGAGGCCAACGTGGGCAGGTTCTGCGAAGTCATTCGTGACATGACCCAGCATTCTCAGTTCATTCTAATAACGCACTCCAAGCGGACCATGGAGGCGGCGGATGTGCTCTACGGGGTTACGATGGAAACGGCTGGAATCTCCAAGCTCGTGAGCGTGGAGCTGGCAGACCGCGACGTGGAGCCAGTCGCTGTTCCCGAGGAGGAAGCGGTTGCATTTGCCTAGGAGGCGCGACAGAATACGCGGTCCAGGCCGGACGTGTGGGCGGAGTACGATCGGGAGCGCGCCCGGAGAAAAAGCCGCAGGAATGGCAGCGCCATTTCGAGGATGTTTTCGAGGACGTAAGCCGTGAACGCGCCCGCCCGCGCGCCCGCAGCGGTAGCGTCCATTTTGTCGCGCCTGCTTAGGCGTCGGGCCCCCAAATAGGCGGCGTGTCATGCGGATTCTGGTAACCGGAGGCGCCGGATTCATTGGCGCCAATTTCTTGAACTTGTTGGTACCACGACACCCGGAACACCACTTCGTCAATGCGGATAAGCTGACGTATGCTGCCAACCTCCTAAGCCTTGAGTCCCTAGCGCAGGCGCCTAACTATACCCTGGAGTGCGTGGACATCGCTCAGCGCGAAGCAGTGGACTATCTGTTCGCGACACATCAGCCGGAGCTGGTGATTCATTTCGCCGCCGAGAGTCATGTCGATCGCAGTATTGCCGGCCCGGGAGCCTTCGTGGAAACCAACGTGCGGGGCACGTTTGTTCTGCTGGAGGCATGTCGGCAGCATTGGGAAGATGGCAGCGGCGTGTTTCATCACGTCAGTACCGATGAGGTCTACGGCTCTCTCGGCCAGCGGGGGCGTTTCAGCGAGCAGTCGCGTTACGATCCGTCGAGCCCCTACTCGGCGACGAAAGCCGCGTCCGATCATCTCGTGCGAGCGTACTGCCGCACGTACGGGCTGGCGGTGAAGATCACGAATTGCTCGAACAATTATGGCCCGTTTCAGTTTCCGGAGAAGCTCATCCCCCTGATGATCTTGAATGCTCTGGAGCGCAAGCCGCTGCCGGTTTATGGCAGCGGCGCCAACGTGCGCGACTGGCTGTACGTCGAGGATCACTGCAGGGCGCTGTGGGAGGTCGTCAACCGTGGTCGCGTGGGCGAGACCTACAACATCGGCGGCAGTGAGGAGCGTCGCAATCTGGAGGTGGTTCGCAACGTCTGCCGCGTGGTGGCTGAAGAGACTGGCACACAGGATGACCTGGAGGGCTTGATCGCCTTTGTGGATGATCGTCCAGGTCACGATCTGCGCTACGCAGTGGACGCCTCCAAGCTTGGTCAGGAGCTCGGATGGCGGCCGCGAGAGAGCTTTGAGTCGGGCTTGCGCAAGACGGTCCGCTGGTACTTGAGCAATACTCCCTGGGTTGACTCGGTTCGAACGGGCGAGTACCGCGAATGGATCCGGAGAAACTACGCCGGGCGTTCGGTGCGCGGGTGATCGGACCTCCGGCAAGGGGTACTGGATCGAGGCTGCTATCATGAAAGTGAGGTCGCTCGAGCTACCGGAGGTCCTGTTGATCGAGCCCAAGATCTTCGAGGATAGGCGCGGCTGTTTCCTCGAGACGTGGTCAAAGGAGCGCTACGAAGAAGCGGGCTTGGGCGAGCGCTTCGTTCAAGACAACGCCTCGCTATCCATGCAGGGGACCCTGAGGGGACTGCACCTTCAGCATCCGCACGGACAGGGAAAGCTTGTATTCGTGCTGGAGGGTGAGGTTTTTGATGTCGCCGTAGACGTGCGCCGGGGATCGCCGCGTTTTGGTCGATGGCTTGGGTGGCAACTGTCCTGCACCAATATGCACCAGCTCTATATTCCTCCCGGCTTTGCTCACGGGTTTTGCGTGACGAGCAGCAAGGCCGTCTTTGTCTACAAATGCACCGAGAGCTATCGACCGGAGGCGGAGCTTGGGATCCGCTACGACGACACCGACATCGGTATCTCGTGGCCCGTTGACCAACCTATCGTGTCCGAAAAGGACGCGAAGAATGCTCGACTGGCCGAGTTGGACCCGACGCTGCTACCCCCGTTCGTGCCGGAGCTTTGACTGGGTGGCCGATCGGGATGCCGACGTCGTGTTGCTTGGCGCCGACGGAATGCTCGGCAGGGCGTTTCGAGAGCGGATGGCCGCCGCAGGCCTGCGTGTGCGGGCGCCGGCGCAGAGCGCCCTCGATCTGACCCGTCTCGGTAGCATCGAGCAGGGGCTGGGTGAGCCTCGCGTAGTCGTCAATTGCGCTGCCCACAGCGATGTGGATGCAGCCGAAGAGCACGGTCCGTTGGCGACGGCTGTTAACGGCACCGGTGTAGGTTGGCTGGCGCAGGTCTGCGCGGCGAGAGGGGCGCTGCTCGTGCACTTCAGCACGGACTACGTGTTCGACGGCCTGGCGACTTCCCCTTATACGGTCGACCACCAGGTCATGCCTATCAACGCTTACGGTCGGAGCAAGGCGCGGGGCGAGGAGCTGCTCCGCCAGAGCGGCTGCCGTTACCTGCTGATACGAACCAGCTGGTTGTACGCGCCCTGGGGACGCAATTTCGTCCGCACGATTTCGAGCTTGGCACAGCAGCGCAACGTCTTGCGCGTGGTCGATGATCAGCGCGGCAGGCCGAGCAGCGCCCTGGGACTCACCCGGATCACGCTGGCACTGCTCGACACGGAGGCGCTGGGTGCCTACCACGTCTGCGACGGGGGCATGTGCTCCTGGTACGAATTCGCGAGGGAGATCGTGGCGCAGCGTAAGCTCGCCTGCCGCGTCGAGCCTTGCAGCAGCCCGGAGTTTCCTCGACCCGCGCGGCGGCCAGCCTGGAGCGTCCTTGATCTGAGTCAAACGGAGTCGAGAATCGGCCCCATGACACACTGGAAGAAGGCCCTTGCCGAGGTCCTAGGCCGCCTTTGAGCGCACCAGATCCCGCACTTCGTGAATGTCGAAAGGCTTCTCGAACCACGGATTCGGCACGGTTTCAAGGAAGATGCGTGCTCGATTGGTGAAGGCGCCGCCGGTCATGAAGATCATGCGCCGCTCGAGGCCCGGGCTGCTCTTGCGCGTGTTCTCGTACAGATCCATGCCGGATAGATCAGGCATCATGAGGTCGCAGAACACCAGGTCGTAGGCTGGGCCCTCCCGCAGGCGCCGGATGGCTTCGCGTCCACTCAGCGCGATGGTCACGTGGTGGTCTCTCAGTGCCCGCTGCAGGGCTTTGGCGACGCCAACCTCGTCATCCACGATCAGAATCCGCGCGCCCGCATTGGGCGCGCTTGGAAGAGCCCTCGGCCTGTTCTCCTGCGGCTTCTGCGTTGCGGCCAGGGGTAACGACACCTGGATGGTCGACCCTCGCCCCACGTCGGATTGTATGCTGATGTCGCCTCCCAAGGCGTTGATGATGTTGTGACAGATCGAAAGGCCGAGACCGGTGCCCACGCCCACGGGCTTGGTCGTGAAAAAGGGATCGAAAACACGCTCGATGACTTGAGGAGACATGCCGCAGCCGGTGTCCGTCACCGATACAACGACGCGTTTGTTCACCTGCCTAGCACGCACGCTGATCGTGTTGTGATCCGCGTCGCCGACGGGAAGGGACTGAACCGCATTGATCAACACGTTGAGAAACACCTGTCCCAGCTTGGCTTCGTTTGCCGTGACCGGCGGGACCGAGCCGAAATCCTTCACCAGCCGAGCTCGGTGCCGGATCTCGTTCCAGGCCATGCGGATGGCGACGTTCATGACTCGCCGAATGTCGACGCTGTCGCGCGCCTCGTCATCTCCTCGGGAAAAGGTCTTCAAGTCGCGCACTATGCGGCGGACACGCTCGGCACCGTCCTCGGCCTGAGCCAGCATCTCGGAAGTGTCAGCGAGCCTCCCCTCCGGAAGCTGCTTGCCGAGCTCGTGCAGCGCATCGTGCATGAGCTCGAGATTCGTCATGACATAGGCGAGAGGATTGTTGATCTCATGCGCCATGCCCGCGGCCAACGTGCCCACCGAGGCCATCCGGTCTGCAAGAAAGAGCTGCTTCTCCGTCCGCTCTCGCTCGCTCAGATCACGGCCCACGGTGACCATCGCCGGCTTGCCGGCGAAATCCAGCTGCAGCGAAACCACTTCGACCGACGCACTCTCTCCAGACATGCGCATGAAACGCTGCTTGAGAGGCCGTGTTGGCTCGTCCGTGCGTGCCAGCTCCCGCATTCGGCTCCGATGCACCTCGAGCTCGTCCGGGTGGAGCAGCGTCTCATAGGATCGACCGATGAGCTGTTGCTCCGACGCATAGCCCAGCGACGAAAGCACGGCACGATTCACGTACTCGATGCGACCGGCGCGGTGCACGATGATGACGTCCGGGGACTCCTCGATCAGCTTCCGGAAGCTGATCTCGAGGTTGGCCAGCCGTTGTCCAACCAACTTGCGCTGGGTGCGCTCGATCGCGCTGCGCTCCGCTATCGTCAGGCGGGTGCTGAGGAGCGCACGGTCGACCGGTTTGTTGATGTAGTCATCGGCGCCCGCATCCAGGGCGGAGCGGATGTGCTCTTCCTTGTCGCGACCGGTGAGCACGATGATGACGGGTTCGTCCCCGCCCGCAAGCGTGCGCAACGCGCGCGTCAGCTGCAGGCCGTCCATCTGCGGCAGCACCCAGTCGATCAGCAGCAACTCGAACCGGTTCCTGGCGCACGCGGCCAGTGCTTGCTCGCCGCTGTCAACCTCGGTGACGTCGTGACCACGCTCGCTGAGCACCTGGGTAAAAAGCCTGCGCGCCATGCGGTCGTCGTCGCAGATCAGCGCCTTCATCGGTCTTGAGTCTCAGGAAGCGACATCGTTTGCACACCTGCCCCGTGCGGGCCTCCGGCTGCCACGTGGAGCCAGGGCCTGTGGAGCCGGGCCTGGTTCCCCCCTATTAACGAGCCGCTTGCTCCCCTTTTTTACCAGACGGCGCATCTGAGCGCCCTTTTTCTGCTGCTCCGCGTCGCAAGCATGCCGTGGCGGGTGCCGCACGACAGGTCCGATCCCGTGGCGGCACGCTGCCGCGGCGCTGTCGATCCGGCGCAACGCACGTGGCCTTGCACGCGATACGACCGCGTCCGTGCAGCGCTGGCGCGGCGCCCTCAGGACGGCTACGTAACCGTGTCTCGGGCAGCATGGGCCGCGCCAAGGCAAAGGTAGGGTCAGGGGCGCATTGCGGTACGGCCGAGGCCAGGGCCCTACACGCGCAGTGCCCGGCCATCGACCTGCATGCCGATGCGCTCATGTGGAGTCGCTTCGTGGGTTACCGCCTCACTCGAGCCCACGAGCCGCCACTGCCTCAAGCCTGGTTCGGTGGGCACGTGGACGTGCCGAGGATGCTGCAGGGCGGGATCGGGGCACAGTTCTTCGGTCTGGTGTCCACGCCCCTGATCGACTTGAACCTCAACTCCGCCTGCCATCGGCAGATCGACTGCCTGGAGCAAGCGATCGCGGACAGCAGGGGCCAGCTGCGGCTGGCGCGCAGCGCAGAGGAAATCGAGCAGGCCCACGAGCAGGGCGCGTTGGCCGCGCTCTTAGGCATCGAGGGGGCACACTGCCTGCGCGGGAGCCTGCTTGAGCTGGAGCGCTTCGCGGCTCGAGGCGTACGCTACCTCGGCTTGCTTCACTTCTATCGCAACGCCGCTGGCGCTCCCGCGCGCGGTTTCGGTGCCGCCCGAGGACGGGGGCTGACTGCCTTCGGACGCGAGCTCGTGGAGCGCTGTGAGTCGCTCGGCGTGATCGTGGATCTCGCTCACATCAACGCACGCGGATTCTGGGATGCGTGCGAGCAGGCGAAGAAGCCCCTCATCGTGTCCCACACGGGTCTTGCGGGCGTGCATCCCTTGTGGCGCAACATCGACGACGAGCAGCTGCGCTCGGTGGCGCGCCTGGGTGGCGTGGTCGGAGTCATTTTCGTGCCGCGTTATCTTGGCCGGAACGGCATCGACGCCGTGGTAGACCATCTCTTACACGTGGTACGCGTGGCTGGTGAGGACGTTGCCGCCCTCGGGAGCGACTGGGACGGAATGATCAGGCCCACACGGGGGCTCGAAGATGCCTCCAGGCTTCCCAACCTGACGGACGCGCTTCTAGCACGAAATTTGCCGCAGCGCGTTATCCGCAAGATCCTGCGAGAGAACGTGCTGCGCGTCCTTCGCGACGTTCCGCCGCGGATCGACTTGGAGCAGGGAGGCTGTGCTCGCGGCAACGCGCAGGGCGGGCATGCCGGAAAGGTAGGTCTTTGATGCGTGATCGTCGCGTGCCAACAACTTCCTTCGCTCTCGTACGGGATCATAAGGGTCGTGCCGGCAAGTTCAGGACCGCGCTGGATTCGGTGCTGGACCGGGCGGTCGGCATGAGCAGCCGTGCGCTGGGCGACGACCTGGATCGACGTCTGGCGGCGCTCTCGCTGCAGGCAAACGAAGCGGGCTTCGACGCGTTCGGGGCAGACTCCTTCACCATGCGCTGCACGCTGCCATGGGTGGCGTACATGTACCGTTGGTACTTCCGGGCCGAGACCACGGGCATCGAGCGCATTCCCAAGGGTCGAGTGCTGTTGGTCGCCAACCACAGCGGGCAGATCCCGATAGACGGCGTCATGATCGTGGCCTCCTTGGTGTTGGACGGGGATCCACCCCGCCTGGCGCGCGGAATGATCGACAAGTGGATCGCGACGCTGCCCTTCTTCTCGATCTGGTTTCCACGGGTGGGTCAAGCGATCGGCTCACCGGAGAACGCTCGGCGGTTGGTAGAGCGCGAGGAAGCACTCGTGGTTTTCCCAGAGGGCATTCGAGGCATCAGCAAGACGTTTGACAAGCGCTATCAGCTGACAGACTTTGGTCTTGGCTTCATGAGGCTGGCGCTCGAAACCAAGACCCCGATCGTTCCAATCGCGGTGATCGGCGGGGAGGAACAGTACGTGTCGGTAGCGAACTGGAAGTCGTTCGGGCAGTTTCTTGGCATACCTTCCTTTCCGGTGGTGCCGCAGCTGCTGCTCTACCCGTTCCCGTTTCCCACCAAGTACCGCATGGTGTTCGGAGAGCCGCTGCATTTCCAAGGTGATCCGGACGACGAAGACGCGGCCATCGAGGAAAAGGTGTGGGTCGTCAGGACCACCATCGAGGGCATGCTGCGACGGGGTCTCAAGGAACGACGAGCCGTATTCTGGTGACGGACGTCGCACTGCGTCAGAGCGTCGATCGCCGGTTGATCGCGCACGATTCGCCGCGCGGCGCCCCTGCCGGCGACCGCCGGACAGCTTACAACGAAGCCGTAGCGGCGAGGACTCGAGGGGCCTACGGGCCAATACCGTGCAGCGCGTCCAGCGCTCCGGGATCCTGAGTGAGCCACCAGAATGCGCCTAGAAATCAACAATGCACCTAGAAATCAACGCCCGCGCGGGCGCGTATCCCCGAGTCAAAGGCGTGCTTGATGCAGCGCATTTCGGTGACGGTGTCGGCGATTTCGACAAGCTCCGGCTTGGCGCCACGGCCGGTCACGATGATGCTTAGCTGCTCGGGCTTGCCGGAAAGCACGTCAACG from Pseudomonadota bacterium includes these protein-coding regions:
- a CDS encoding acyltransferase family protein, with protein sequence MRDRRVPTTSFALVRDHKGRAGKFRTALDSVLDRAVGMSSRALGDDLDRRLAALSLQANEAGFDAFGADSFTMRCTLPWVAYMYRWYFRAETTGIERIPKGRVLLVANHSGQIPIDGVMIVASLVLDGDPPRLARGMIDKWIATLPFFSIWFPRVGQAIGSPENARRLVEREEALVVFPEGIRGISKTFDKRYQLTDFGLGFMRLALETKTPIVPIAVIGGEEQYVSVANWKSFGQFLGIPSFPVVPQLLLYPFPFPTKYRMVFGEPLHFQGDPDDEDAAIEEKVWVVRTTIEGMLRRGLKERRAVFW
- the rfbB gene encoding dTDP-glucose 4,6-dehydratase, yielding MRILVTGGAGFIGANFLNLLVPRHPEHHFVNADKLTYAANLLSLESLAQAPNYTLECVDIAQREAVDYLFATHQPELVIHFAAESHVDRSIAGPGAFVETNVRGTFVLLEACRQHWEDGSGVFHHVSTDEVYGSLGQRGRFSEQSRYDPSSPYSATKAASDHLVRAYCRTYGLAVKITNCSNNYGPFQFPEKLIPLMILNALERKPLPVYGSGANVRDWLYVEDHCRALWEVVNRGRVGETYNIGGSEERRNLEVVRNVCRVVAEETGTQDDLEGLIAFVDDRPGHDLRYAVDASKLGQELGWRPRESFESGLRKTVRWYLSNTPWVDSVRTGEYREWIRRNYAGRSVRG
- a CDS encoding dipeptidase, translated to MGRAKAKVGSGAHCGTAEARALHAQCPAIDLHADALMWSRFVGYRLTRAHEPPLPQAWFGGHVDVPRMLQGGIGAQFFGLVSTPLIDLNLNSACHRQIDCLEQAIADSRGQLRLARSAEEIEQAHEQGALAALLGIEGAHCLRGSLLELERFAARGVRYLGLLHFYRNAAGAPARGFGAARGRGLTAFGRELVERCESLGVIVDLAHINARGFWDACEQAKKPLIVSHTGLAGVHPLWRNIDDEQLRSVARLGGVVGVIFVPRYLGRNGIDAVVDHLLHVVRVAGEDVAALGSDWDGMIRPTRGLEDASRLPNLTDALLARNLPQRVIRKILRENVLRVLRDVPPRIDLEQGGCARGNAQGGHAGKVGL
- the rfbD gene encoding dTDP-4-dehydrorhamnose reductase, which translates into the protein MADRDADVVLLGADGMLGRAFRERMAAAGLRVRAPAQSALDLTRLGSIEQGLGEPRVVVNCAAHSDVDAAEEHGPLATAVNGTGVGWLAQVCAARGALLVHFSTDYVFDGLATSPYTVDHQVMPINAYGRSKARGEELLRQSGCRYLLIRTSWLYAPWGRNFVRTISSLAQQRNVLRVVDDQRGRPSSALGLTRITLALLDTEALGAYHVCDGGMCSWYEFAREIVAQRKLACRVEPCSSPEFPRPARRPAWSVLDLSQTESRIGPMTHWKKALAEVLGRL
- a CDS encoding response regulator produces the protein MKALICDDDRMARRLFTQVLSERGHDVTEVDSGEQALAACARNRFELLLIDWVLPQMDGLQLTRALRTLAGGDEPVIIVLTGRDKEEHIRSALDAGADDYINKPVDRALLSTRLTIAERSAIERTQRKLVGQRLANLEISFRKLIEESPDVIIVHRAGRIEYVNRAVLSSLGYASEQQLIGRSYETLLHPDELEVHRSRMRELARTDEPTRPLKQRFMRMSGESASVEVVSLQLDFAGKPAMVTVGRDLSERERTEKQLFLADRMASVGTLAAGMAHEINNPLAYVMTNLELMHDALHELGKQLPEGRLADTSEMLAQAEDGAERVRRIVRDLKTFSRGDDEARDSVDIRRVMNVAIRMAWNEIRHRARLVKDFGSVPPVTANEAKLGQVFLNVLINAVQSLPVGDADHNTISVRARQVNKRVVVSVTDTGCGMSPQVIERVFDPFFTTKPVGVGTGLGLSICHNIINALGGDISIQSDVGRGSTIQVSLPLAATQKPQENRPRALPSAPNAGARILIVDDEVGVAKALQRALRDHHVTIALSGREAIRRLREGPAYDLVFCDLMMPDLSGMDLYENTRKSSPGLERRMIFMTGGAFTNRARIFLETVPNPWFEKPFDIHEVRDLVRSKAA
- the smc gene encoding chromosome segregation protein SMC, whose amino-acid sequence is RMKIKKLEVSGFKSFVDRTVLVFDHAMTCVVGPNGCGKSNIVDAMRWVLGEQSAKQLRGRNMEDVIFNGCETRGPHSFAEVTLTFDNSAGLAPPDYADYAEIAVTRRLDRDGNSDYLINKTPVRLLDVTNLFLGTGVGRKAYSTIEQGRIGMIVSARPEDRRAVIEEAAGITKFKFKKRAAERKMEQTRQNLLRVSDIIGEIENTLASLKRQAQKARRYRRYREEIRDLELWVGCVRWLELTSSHQFVCAQLVLFEKERQGAKTRLGASEAEFEAERLALQELEGRVERAQTAAYELDNTVQLLQTRCDHEQQRQQTLGEREAAAITEREGVCRHGRELADECRSLRDKLVALDSTQQERAAGLEQEQKRLDEARQQAQEAEEALRSVREALAEARSRKARAEAVLAGFGRRREETRQRLSRLELERERLNLRIDELLEKANEHTAHLHGLRTASQQIGTRREQLDNELSALLEQSHLSDQQLEALRAELAAKRSRLRSLEEIQQRFEGVGAGVRAVMTRYGADQAALQAAGVLGLVADRIECPAELTSALAGALAEKLQYIVVGGLEAGVQAVRFLCDTKQGRATLIPQHPSPWTFGTEDRASEPRLQAPDRDGVIGYLAELVDCAAEDRTLVRHLLGSYLAVRDMAVALELHHGDRAGPNVHALVTLDGQVLDRAGGIVGGQGDSTGEHMLAMKREVRELHDVVSRLEEQMSGSVERHRELRVGVVERQAMLEAVRSKGHELEISVVKAERDHKRAEEATAEARARAQQTATEILELERALDLALEEQSACQTECQGAQSAEHSALASLAGAEQIHAERRSRAEAHAAEVTELRVGVAQAGEQVQSQRLALERLERSSAELDQRATRLAEDAAQFEREQQELAQRLVEMRETLGARVTEAVEAHDRLASLRDDYEQARAALGTAEHALRELRGSIEEANKRGSTLALKEREIALELGHLLEQVGERHRVNLKAELIEHHARGLPDAGVKQRIDELHAVVQRMGEINLTAIEEYEQRAERHSYLTRQRTDLETALAQLEKAIRQMNRESRRLFQETFDAVNARFQKMYPRMFGGGKGELRLTDPQDLLESGIDIVAMPPGKKLGSMELMSGGEKALTAVSLIFAIFQYKPSPFCLLDEVDAPLDEANVGRFCEVIRDMTQHSQFILITHSKRTMEAADVLYGVTMETAGISKLVSVELADRDVEPVAVPEEEAVAFA
- the rfbC gene encoding dTDP-4-dehydrorhamnose 3,5-epimerase; this translates as MKVRSLELPEVLLIEPKIFEDRRGCFLETWSKERYEEAGLGERFVQDNASLSMQGTLRGLHLQHPHGQGKLVFVLEGEVFDVAVDVRRGSPRFGRWLGWQLSCTNMHQLYIPPGFAHGFCVTSSKAVFVYKCTESYRPEAELGIRYDDTDIGISWPVDQPIVSEKDAKNARLAELDPTLLPPFVPEL